From the uncultured Trichococcus sp. genome, one window contains:
- the metA gene encoding homoserine O-succinyltransferase, producing MPIKVSKDLPAIKELAKENIFVMDELRAVTQDIRPLKIIIVNLMPTKQATETQFIRLLSNTSLQVEVTLLRMESYDSKHVSEQYLDYFYKTFSDIKDQYFDGMIITGAPVENLAFEEVEYWPELVSIMEWSASHVFSTMHICWGAQAGLYHHYNIEKYPLKEKLFGVFKHTITESRTMLLRGFDDEFYMPHSRHTDVLIQDIEACSELEILATSEEAGVSIVRSRDNRFVFVTGHAEYDFDTLDKEYKRDVALDRPINIPTNYYPDDDPSKRPVVRWRGHANILFVNWLNYFVYQETPFDLQRIHELRNKAAKD from the coding sequence ATGCCGATCAAAGTATCGAAGGATTTGCCCGCCATCAAAGAGTTGGCCAAAGAGAATATTTTCGTCATGGATGAGCTGAGGGCCGTCACGCAGGATATCCGTCCGTTAAAAATCATCATTGTGAATCTTATGCCTACTAAACAAGCTACGGAAACGCAGTTCATCCGTTTGCTTTCGAACACATCCTTGCAAGTGGAAGTGACCTTGCTGCGGATGGAAAGCTATGATTCCAAGCATGTATCGGAACAATATTTGGACTATTTCTACAAGACCTTTTCGGATATCAAGGATCAATACTTTGATGGGATGATCATTACGGGTGCCCCAGTCGAAAACCTCGCTTTTGAAGAGGTGGAATATTGGCCGGAATTGGTGTCCATCATGGAGTGGTCCGCCAGCCATGTTTTCTCGACGATGCATATTTGTTGGGGGGCCCAAGCTGGTCTCTATCACCACTACAATATCGAAAAGTATCCTCTGAAGGAAAAACTGTTCGGCGTGTTCAAACACACGATTACCGAAAGCAGAACGATGCTGCTTCGTGGCTTTGATGATGAGTTTTATATGCCGCATTCCCGCCACACGGATGTGCTTATACAGGATATAGAGGCCTGCAGCGAGCTTGAAATCCTGGCGACATCCGAAGAGGCGGGGGTCAGCATTGTCCGCAGCAGGGACAACCGTTTCGTTTTTGTGACGGGTCATGCCGAGTACGATTTCGATACCCTCGATAAGGAATACAAGCGTGACGTCGCTTTGGATCGGCCTATCAATATCCCGACCAACTATTACCCTGATGACGATCCGAGCAAGCGTCCGGTGGTGCGTTGGCGCGGCCATGCCAATATCCTCTTCGTGAATTGGCTGAATTACTTCGTTTACCAGGAAACACCCTTCGATCTGCAGCGTATCCATGAACTAAGGAATAAGGCAGCGAAAGATTAA
- a CDS encoding GNAT family N-acetyltransferase, producing MEDFVKTKNGFVLNDENECMIAEITYAPYGEDKVIANHTYVDSSLRGQGVAEMLLDRLVEDMRAEGKKIVPRCSYVVAMFDRKREKYADIKAEI from the coding sequence ATGGAAGATTTTGTTAAGACGAAAAATGGCTTCGTTTTGAATGATGAAAACGAATGTATGATAGCTGAAATTACATACGCACCTTACGGTGAAGATAAAGTCATAGCCAACCATACTTATGTGGACTCATCATTGAGAGGACAAGGCGTCGCTGAGATGTTACTGGATCGCCTTGTCGAAGACATGCGGGCTGAAGGCAAAAAAATTGTTCCGCGTTGCTCCTATGTCGTGGCGATGTTCGATCGCAAACGCGAAAAATATGCCGACATCAAGGCAGAAATTTAA